A part of Sus scrofa isolate TJ Tabasco breed Duroc chromosome 15, Sscrofa11.1, whole genome shotgun sequence genomic DNA contains:
- the NABP1 gene encoding SOSS complex subunit B2: MNGVNDPPLFIKDIKPGLKNLNVVFIVLEIGRVTKTKDGHEVRSCKVADKTGSITISVWDEIGGLIQPGDIIRLTRGYASMWKGCLTLYTGRGGELQKIGEFCMVYSEVPNFSEPNPDYRGQQNKGAHSEQKNNSVNSNMGTGTFGPVGNGVQSGSEARGCQFSYAGRSNGRGPINPQLPGAANNQTVMTTISNGRDPRRAFKR, translated from the exons ATGAACGGGGTCAACGACCCCCCTCTTTTTATAAAAGATATTAAGCCCGGACTGAAAAACTTAAATGTCGTCTTTATTGTCTTGGAGATAG GACGCGTGACCAAAACCAAAGACGGCCATGAAGTGAGATCATGCAAAGTAGCAGATAAAACGGGCAGCATCACTATTTCCGTGTGGGATGAAATCGGAGGTCTCATTCAGCCGGGGGATATTATTCGGTTGACCAGAGG gtaTGCATCCATGTGGAAAGGATGTCTGACACTTTATACTGGAAGGGGTGGAGAACTTCAAAAAATTGGGGA ATTTTGTATGGTTTATTCAGAAGTGCCAAATTTCAGTGAACCTAACCCAGATTATCGAGGACAACAAAACAAAGGG gcaCATAGTGAACAGAAGAATAATTCTGTGAATAGTAATATGGGTACAGGTACATTTGGACCAGTGG gaaACGGGGTTCAGTCTGGCTCAGAAGCAAGGGGATGCCAGTTTTCATATGCTGGTAGAAGCAATGGCCGGGGACCTATAAATCCACAACTACCAGGAGCAGCTAATAATCAGACAGTCATGACCACAATAAGTAATGGCAGGGACCCTAGAAGAGCCTTTAAAAGATGA